In Pseudomonadota bacterium, the genomic window CCAGCGAGGCGTCTTACGACCCCAGGATAGCGACGCGGACACGGTCGCCGACTGCGACATCGGGGCCTTCGAGCTTGCGCTGCCGGCGGTAGAGACCGTGGCCGCCGATCCCAATCCGCAGTCCCGCTGCACCCGGTCTAGGTGCGACATCCTCATCAAGTGCAACGTCGATCAGGCCCTGGGAACACCATGTACCAACCAGATCCGCTTTTTCGTCAGAGAAAGGGATGTCCGACTGAGCGAGGCGTCATCGACCAATCAAGGCGCCACGGAGGCGGCATCGACCACGGCGCTACGCCGGATCCGGTTCGCCTTCGGAGTTGCTAACGTCCCGCCGGGTGAGACGGCGAACGTGAGGCTCAGGCTCACCAAGCGGGCCAAGCAGATCGTCCGGACCAGCACGCGCAGGAGGCTACGGGGCGTCATGGAGATCCGAAACTCGGTCGGGACCGTCAGCTCGACACGGATACGCATCAGGCTCAAATAACAATTCCCGACCGACGGCGGCTGGGCACCGACATGAAGCTCCGGGTGTCATGGAGATCCGAAACGCTGCCGGCACCGGCATCGTAAGCAGCACACGGATCGCGATCCGGCACAAGCGCCGGTAACGGGACCGCCAGGCCGCCGATCCGCTCGCTAATCCCGAGCGGATCGGTTTCCGGGAGCGCGGATCCGGGATAGGATCGCAGCCGGCTCGACAACACCCAAGGACAACCGACCCCGCCGATGTCCAGCACGCCTCCCCCGGCAGCGACCGACGCCCTGCGCAGCGTCCACACCTCGAACCTGCCCGCGCTCTTCGCAGAGTTGCAGGTGAGCCTCTTGGTCTCGACCTACCAGGCCGGGAAGGTCATCCTCATCCGCAACGACGAGGGGGTTGTCAACACCCACTTCCGTACCTTCGGCAAGCCCATGGGGATCGCCGCCGATCGGGCGCGCCTGACCATCGGCGGGACCAACACGGTCTGGTACTACCGTAACCTTCCGGCCGTGGCCGAAAAGCTGGAGCCCGTCGGCAAGTACGATGCCTGCTATCTGCCGAGGCGCATCCATGTCACCGGCGACATCGACATCCACGAGCTCGCCTGGGATGCCAAGGATGAGCTCTGGCTGGTCAACACGCGCTTCGGATGTCTCTACACCCTGGATGCCGACCATAGCTTCTATCCCCGCTGGCGGCCGCCGTTCCTGTCCGCCCTCGCGCCCGAGGACCGCTGTCACCTGAACGGCCTCTGCCTGGTCAATGGCGGGCCCAGATACGTCACCGCCCTGGGGGAGACGGACACGCCGGGAGGATGGCGGGCCAACAAGCGTAGCGGCGGGCTCTTGATGGACATCGACAAGAACGAGGTCCTGATCCGCGGCTTGTCCATGCCGCACTCCCCGCGCTGGTACCAGGGCCGGCTATGGCTCTTGGAATCCGGTCAGGGCAGCCTCGCGGTAGCCGATCTCGAGCGCGGCACTTGGCGGACGGTGGCCCAAGTGCCGGGGTTCACGCGCGGCCTGGACTTCTACGGTCCACTGGCCTTCATCGGCCTGTCACAGGTCCGCGAGACTGCGGTCTTCAGCGGGATCCCGCTGGTCGAGCGCCTGCGGGAGCGCACCTGTGGCGTTTGGATCGTGCACATCGAGAGCGGAGAAACGGTGGGTTTTCTGCGCTTTGAAGCGGGGGTGCAGGAGATCTTCGCGGTGCAAGTGTTGCCGGGGATCCGATTTCCGGAGCTATTGGAGTGGAACGACGAGCGCCTGGCGCATTCCTACGTCCTCCCCGACGAGGCCCTCGCCCTGGTCAAGCTGCCGAGCCCCGAGGAGTTGGCCCGATCCCCGGCGTTCCATTTTCAACACGGGACCAAGTCCTATCACGAGGGCAAGCTCGCCGAGGCGATCGCCGCCTACCGCGAGTGCCTGAGGCTCGATCCGGCCTTTCCCAATGCCCGCTACAACCTGGGCGTGGCGCTCGGGGATGCCGAGGAATACGAGGAGGCGATGACGTGCCTTGAGGCAGTGATGGAGGCCGAGCCGGAACGGCCCGAGACCTACAACAGCCTCGGTTATCTAACCAACCGCCAGCGCCATCCGAAGGAGGCCATCGCGCACTATGAGCGCGCCATCGCATTGCGACCCGACTATGCAGAGGCGCACTTCAAGCTGGGCATGACGCTCCTTCAGCTAGGCGATTACCGGCGCGGTCTCTCTGAGTACGAATGGCGCTGGCAGACGGGCCAGTTCACGCCCTTCGCCTGCCCTCATCCGAAATGGGACGGGGGCCCCATCCCCGATAAGACCTTGTTGATCCACACCGAGCAAGGCGCGGGCGACGCCATTCAATTCGCGCGTTATCTACCGCTCGCGGCACAGCGCTGCCGGAGATTGATCCTGGTGTGCCGGGCGGATCTGATGCCGCTGTTTTCGACGATCCCCGGCATCGCCGAGCTGCGCGAGGCCGGCACCATCCAGGTCTCGGAGTTCGACACCTATTGTCCCTTGCTGAGCCTGCCGCTCTTGTTCGGCACGACCTTGGAGACCATCCCGGACGCTGTGCCTTACCTCGACATCGCGACCTTGCAGAGGCGCAAGACGCCATCGATATTGCCGGTCGGGACCCGACCGAAGATCGGTATCGTGTGGGCCGGGAGCCCGACGTATCAGAACGACCGCCATCGCTCCATCGCGCTCTCCGAGCTCCTGCCGATCCTGCGGCTCCCGGACTTCGATTTCTACAGCCTGCAGAAGGGCGAGCGCTGCCGGGACCTCCTGGGGCTGCCGCCGGACTGCCGGGTACAGGACCTCGATCCGTCCCTGGCGGACTTCGGCGACAC contains:
- a CDS encoding TIGR03032 family protein → MSSTPPPAATDALRSVHTSNLPALFAELQVSLLVSTYQAGKVILIRNDEGVVNTHFRTFGKPMGIAADRARLTIGGTNTVWYYRNLPAVAEKLEPVGKYDACYLPRRIHVTGDIDIHELAWDAKDELWLVNTRFGCLYTLDADHSFYPRWRPPFLSALAPEDRCHLNGLCLVNGGPRYVTALGETDTPGGWRANKRSGGLLMDIDKNEVLIRGLSMPHSPRWYQGRLWLLESGQGSLAVADLERGTWRTVAQVPGFTRGLDFYGPLAFIGLSQVRETAVFSGIPLVERLRERTCGVWIVHIESGETVGFLRFEAGVQEIFAVQVLPGIRFPELLEWNDERLAHSYVLPDEALALVKLPSPEELARSPAFHFQHGTKSYHEGKLAEAIAAYRECLRLDPAFPNARYNLGVALGDAEEYEEAMTCLEAVMEAEPERPETYNSLGYLTNRQRHPKEAIAHYERAIALRPDYAEAHFKLGMTLLQLGDYRRGLSEYEWRWQTGQFTPFACPHPKWDGGPIPDKTLLIHTEQGAGDAIQFARYLPLAAQRCRRLILVCRADLMPLFSTIPGIAELREAGTIQVSEFDTYCPLLSLPLLFGTTLETIPDAVPYLDIATLQRRKTPSILPVGTRPKIGIVWAGSPTYQNDRHRSIALSELLPILRLPDFDFYSLQKGERCRDLLGLPPDCRVQDLDPSLADFGDTALVIDALDLVITVDTAIAHLAGALAKPVWTLLPEVPDWRWGLTDPTTPWYPSMRLFRQDRRGDWAGVMGRVSEGCSGAGGEWRMGRYTAQPCSKSPPSEGGDLVGVNDASA